Proteins from a single region of Spodoptera frugiperda isolate SF20-4 chromosome 8, AGI-APGP_CSIRO_Sfru_2.0, whole genome shotgun sequence:
- the LOC118275475 gene encoding tryptophan--tRNA ligase, cytoplasmic: MAEEPVNKPTTNEDDDFVDPWTVAGKSETGIDYDKLIKRFGSQKIDEEVIQRFEKVTGKKAHHFLRRGIFFSHRDIHTILNLYEAGKKFYLYTGRGPSSESMHIGHMIPFMFTKWLQDVFDVPLIIQLTDDEKVLWRDLKIEDARQMAFNNAKDIIAVGFDVEKTFIFNDLDFIGKCPAFYQNMVRIQKCVTYNQVKGIFGFGDSDVIGKITFPSIEAAPAFSTSFPFIFENKVLPCLVPCAIDQDPYFRMTRDVAARLKLPKPSLIHSTFLPALQGAQHKMSASDANASIFLNDSAKHIKTKINKYAFSGGQTTVEEHRLKGGNTDVDISYKYLSFFLEDDDRLAEIKKEYESGVMLTGELKKEAIDVITPWIQEYQKRRAAVTDEVVEQFFKLRPLKF, encoded by the exons ATGGCTGAGGAACCAGTAAATAAACCCACTACCAATGAAGATGACGATTTCGTTGACCCATGGACCGTTGCTGGAAAGTCAGAGACAGGAATTGACTATGATAAGTTAATAA AAAGGTTTGGCAGTCAGAAGATTGATGAAGAAGTTATACAAAGGTTTGAAAAAGTCACTGGGAAAAAAg CACATCACTTTCTAAGGCGTGGAATATTCTTCTCGCACAGGGACATTCACACTATTCTCAATTTGTATGAGGCGGGCAAGAAATTCTATTTGTACACCGGTCGGGGCCCGTCTTCAGAGAGCATGCACATTGGACATATGATTCCTTTCATGTTTACTAA ATGGCTCCAAGATGTATTTGATGTCCCACTAATCATTCAACTAACTGACGACGAGAAGGTGTTGTGGAGAGACCTGAAGATAGAAGATGCTCGGCAGATGGCCTTCAATAATGCCAAGGATATTATAGCGGTCGGCTTTGATGTGGagaaaactttcatatttaatgATTTAGACTTTATTGG CAAATGCCCAGCATTCTACCAGAACATGGTGAGGATACAGAAGTGTGTCACCTACAACCAGGTGAAGGGTATCTTCGGGTTTGGAGACTCTGACGTCATTGGGAAGATTACGTTCCCTTCCATTGAGGCTGCTCCCGCCTTCTCAACTAGCTTCCCATTCATATTTGAAAACAAAGTC CTACCGTGCCTGGTGCCCTGTGCCATCGACCAGGATCCTTACTTCCGCATGACACGCGACGTGGCTGCCCGCCTGAAGCTGCCGAAGCCGTCCCTCATCCATTCCACCTTCCTACCGGCGTTGCAAGGAGCTCAGCACAAAATGTCCGCCAGTGACGCAAACGCCTCTATATTCTTGAATGATAGCGCCAAACATATTAAGActaag ataaataaatacgcgTTCTCAGGTGGTCAAACTACCGTAGAGGAACATAGACTGAAGGGTGGCAACACTGATGTGGATATATCATACAAGTACCTTTCCTTCTTCTTGGAGGACGATGATCGGCTAGCAgag ATTAAGAAGGAATACGAATCAGGCGTGATGTTGACCGGTGAGCTGAAGAAAGAAGCGATCGATGTGATCACGCCGTGGATACAGGAGTACCAGAAACGCAGGGCGGCTGTCACGGACGAAGTTGTAGAACAATTCTTCAAGTTACGGCCTCTTAAGTTCTAA
- the LOC118275362 gene encoding spastin isoform X1: protein MVSGDDSNGGRLSRKTTRSPNRKSKKTDADLAKGSALRHDSQPSVHKRNLYVVSFPIIILFNVLRSILYQLFIIFKYLYTASHRFMHKPRKAGECNLEVVVKDGIVSTELAPSEEMSHIHNVGPGDPLLAKQKHHHRKAFEYISKALKIDEENEGQKELAIELYKKGIYELERGIAVDCWGGRGDAWQRAQRLHDKMKTNLGMAKDRLHFLANLVALSKLGVESEPERSDKKPTESPLKARRLEKSKTTLLAHTESNSGQTKPPNEVAGRKLTTAGRRVPSGGGGGPLMKSQTLPRSMGRSSSQPNSSNGSYSRYPVKPASTPPAVKRQLSSAYQVPSNGSPVRRVVGGGSQRGTPTRSRTPQPALSVRGVDPKLVQLILDEIVEGGPKVHWEDIAGQDAAKQALQEMVVLPSLRPELFTGLRSPARGLLLFGPPGNGKTLLARCVAAECSATFFSISAATLTSKYVGEGEKMVRALFQVARELQPSIIFVDEVDSLLCERSSGEHEASRRLKTEFLVEFDGLPAAGADRLIVMAATNRPQELDEAALRRFPKRVYVCLPDVRTRMSLIRRVLARGAAAASISDEELARLAALTDGYSGSDLTALCRDAALGPIRELDPEEVKCLDLSLVRSITFQDFMDALKRIRPSVSPHSLVAYEKWSVQYGDLGL, encoded by the exons ATGGTGTCCGGTGACGATTCAAATGGTGGCCGTTTGTCGCGTAAAACTACGAGGTCCCCGAACCGTAAGTCGAAGAAGACAGATGCAGACCTAGCCAAGGGGTCAGCGTTGCGACATGATTCGCAACCTTCAGTCCATAAAAGGAATCTTTATGTCGTTTCGTtcccaattattattttatttaacgtgCTAAGATCAATTTTGTAtcaactttttataatttttaaatatttgtatacgGCGTCGCATCGGTTTATGCACAAGCCTCGTAAGGCAGGCGAGTGTAACTTGGAAGTGGTGGTGAAGGACGGTATAGTGTCTACAGAGCTAGCCCCCAGTGAGGAAATGTCTCACATACACAATGTGGGTCCCGGAGACCCGTTGCTGGCCAAACAGAAACACCATCACCGGAAAGCTTTTGAGTATATCTCCAAAGCTTTAAAAATTGATGAAGAAAATGAGG GACAAAAAGAATTAGCAATAGAGCTTTACAAAAAAGGCATTTATGAGTTGGAACGAGGGATCGCCGTGGACTGCTGGGGCGGGCGCGGCGACGCCTGGCAGAGAGCACAACGACTCCACGACAAAATGAAAACTAATCTAGGCATGGCCAAGGACCGACTCCACTTCCTTG CCAACCTAGTCGCCCTCAGTAAGTTGGGCGTAGAGAGTGAGCCCGAACGGAGTGACAAAAAGCCGACGGAGTCGCCCCTAAAGGCGCGACGGCTTGAGAAGTCGAAGACAACGTTACTCGCGCATACAGAAAGTAACAGTGGTCAAACGAAGCCTCCGAACGAAG TCGCAGGTCGAAAGCTCACGACGGCTGGTCGTCGTGTGCCAAGTGGGGGAGGTGGCGGTCCCTTAATGAAGTCACAGACCCTGCCCCGCTCCATGGGCAGGTCATCATCACAGCCCAACAGCTCCAATGGAAGTTACAGCAGATATCCTGTGAAGCCAGCGTCCACACCGCCCGCCGTCAAACGACAGCTTTCT AGCGCATACCAGGTACCTTCGAACGGGTCCCCAGTTCGCCGCGTGGTGGGGGGCGGGTCCCAGCGCGGCACCCCCACAAGGAGCAGAACGCCCCAACCGGCGCTCAGCGTGAGGGGAGTTGACCCCAAACTCGTCCAGCTGATCCTGGACGAGATTGTGGAAGGGGGTCCCAAAGTACACTGGGAGGATATCGCAGGACAAGAT GCCGCTAAGCAAGCATTACAAGAGATGGTAGTGCTGCCGTCGTTGAGGCCGGAGCTCTTCACTGGACTCCGGTCACCTGCGAGAGGACTCCTGCTGTTCGGACCACCAGGAAACG GTAAAACGCTGCTAGCGCGGTGCGTGGCGGCGGAATGCTCGGCGACGTTCTTCTCGATATCCGCGGCGACGCTGACCAGCAAGTACGTCGGCGAGGGGGAGAAGATGGTGCGAGCGCTCTTCCAGGTCGCGCGGGAACTGCAG CCCTCGATAATCTTCGTAGATGAAGTAGACTCGCTTCTATGCGAGAGATCGTCGGGCGAGCACGAGGCGTCCCGGCGACTGAAAACGGAGTTCCTGGTGGAGTTCGACGGGCTCCCGGCCGCGGGAGCCGACAGACTCATCGTGATGGCCGCCACCAACAGGCCGCAGGAACTCGATGAGGCGGCGTTAAG ACGTTTCCCGAAACGCGTGTACGTGTGTCTACCGGACGTGCGCACCCGCATGTCTTTGATCCGGCGCGTGCTGGCGCGGGGCGCGGCCGCCGCGTCCATCAGCGACGAGGAGCTGGCGCGCCTCGCCGCGCTCACCGACGGGTACTCCGGCAGCGACCTCACCGCCCTCTGCCGGGACGCCGCGCTAGGACCCATTAGAG AGCTGGACCCTGAAGAGGTGAAGTGCCTGGACTTGTCGCTGGTCCGCAGCATCACGTTCCAGGACTTCATGGACGCGCTGAAGAGGATCAGACCGTCGGTGTCACCTCACAGCCTCGTGGCGTACGAGAAGTGGTCGGTCCAGTATGGAGACCTCGGACTGTGA
- the LOC118275362 gene encoding spastin isoform X3: MVSGDDSNGGRLSRKTTRSPNRKSKKTDADLAKGSALRHDSQPSVHKRNLYVVSFPIIILFNVLRSILYQLFIIFKYLYTASHRFMHKPRKAGECNLEVVVKDGIVSTELAPSEEMSHIHNVGPGDPLLAKQKHHHRKAFEYISKALKIDEENEGQKELAIELYKKGIYELERGIAVDCWGGRGDAWQRAQRLHDKMKTNLGMAKDRLHFLVAGRKLTTAGRRVPSGGGGGPLMKSQTLPRSMGRSSSQPNSSNGSYSRYPVKPASTPPAVKRQLSSAYQVPSNGSPVRRVVGGGSQRGTPTRSRTPQPALSVRGVDPKLVQLILDEIVEGGPKVHWEDIAGQDAAKQALQEMVVLPSLRPELFTGLRSPARGLLLFGPPGNGKTLLARCVAAECSATFFSISAATLTSKYVGEGEKMVRALFQVARELQPSIIFVDEVDSLLCERSSGEHEASRRLKTEFLVEFDGLPAAGADRLIVMAATNRPQELDEAALRRFPKRVYVCLPDVRTRMSLIRRVLARGAAAASISDEELARLAALTDGYSGSDLTALCRDAALGPIRELDPEEVKCLDLSLVRSITFQDFMDALKRIRPSVSPHSLVAYEKWSVQYGDLGL, encoded by the exons ATGGTGTCCGGTGACGATTCAAATGGTGGCCGTTTGTCGCGTAAAACTACGAGGTCCCCGAACCGTAAGTCGAAGAAGACAGATGCAGACCTAGCCAAGGGGTCAGCGTTGCGACATGATTCGCAACCTTCAGTCCATAAAAGGAATCTTTATGTCGTTTCGTtcccaattattattttatttaacgtgCTAAGATCAATTTTGTAtcaactttttataatttttaaatatttgtatacgGCGTCGCATCGGTTTATGCACAAGCCTCGTAAGGCAGGCGAGTGTAACTTGGAAGTGGTGGTGAAGGACGGTATAGTGTCTACAGAGCTAGCCCCCAGTGAGGAAATGTCTCACATACACAATGTGGGTCCCGGAGACCCGTTGCTGGCCAAACAGAAACACCATCACCGGAAAGCTTTTGAGTATATCTCCAAAGCTTTAAAAATTGATGAAGAAAATGAGG GACAAAAAGAATTAGCAATAGAGCTTTACAAAAAAGGCATTTATGAGTTGGAACGAGGGATCGCCGTGGACTGCTGGGGCGGGCGCGGCGACGCCTGGCAGAGAGCACAACGACTCCACGACAAAATGAAAACTAATCTAGGCATGGCCAAGGACCGACTCCACTTCCTTG TCGCAGGTCGAAAGCTCACGACGGCTGGTCGTCGTGTGCCAAGTGGGGGAGGTGGCGGTCCCTTAATGAAGTCACAGACCCTGCCCCGCTCCATGGGCAGGTCATCATCACAGCCCAACAGCTCCAATGGAAGTTACAGCAGATATCCTGTGAAGCCAGCGTCCACACCGCCCGCCGTCAAACGACAGCTTTCT AGCGCATACCAGGTACCTTCGAACGGGTCCCCAGTTCGCCGCGTGGTGGGGGGCGGGTCCCAGCGCGGCACCCCCACAAGGAGCAGAACGCCCCAACCGGCGCTCAGCGTGAGGGGAGTTGACCCCAAACTCGTCCAGCTGATCCTGGACGAGATTGTGGAAGGGGGTCCCAAAGTACACTGGGAGGATATCGCAGGACAAGAT GCCGCTAAGCAAGCATTACAAGAGATGGTAGTGCTGCCGTCGTTGAGGCCGGAGCTCTTCACTGGACTCCGGTCACCTGCGAGAGGACTCCTGCTGTTCGGACCACCAGGAAACG GTAAAACGCTGCTAGCGCGGTGCGTGGCGGCGGAATGCTCGGCGACGTTCTTCTCGATATCCGCGGCGACGCTGACCAGCAAGTACGTCGGCGAGGGGGAGAAGATGGTGCGAGCGCTCTTCCAGGTCGCGCGGGAACTGCAG CCCTCGATAATCTTCGTAGATGAAGTAGACTCGCTTCTATGCGAGAGATCGTCGGGCGAGCACGAGGCGTCCCGGCGACTGAAAACGGAGTTCCTGGTGGAGTTCGACGGGCTCCCGGCCGCGGGAGCCGACAGACTCATCGTGATGGCCGCCACCAACAGGCCGCAGGAACTCGATGAGGCGGCGTTAAG ACGTTTCCCGAAACGCGTGTACGTGTGTCTACCGGACGTGCGCACCCGCATGTCTTTGATCCGGCGCGTGCTGGCGCGGGGCGCGGCCGCCGCGTCCATCAGCGACGAGGAGCTGGCGCGCCTCGCCGCGCTCACCGACGGGTACTCCGGCAGCGACCTCACCGCCCTCTGCCGGGACGCCGCGCTAGGACCCATTAGAG AGCTGGACCCTGAAGAGGTGAAGTGCCTGGACTTGTCGCTGGTCCGCAGCATCACGTTCCAGGACTTCATGGACGCGCTGAAGAGGATCAGACCGTCGGTGTCACCTCACAGCCTCGTGGCGTACGAGAAGTGGTCGGTCCAGTATGGAGACCTCGGACTGTGA
- the LOC118275362 gene encoding spastin isoform X2 produces the protein MVSGDDSNGGRLSRKTTRSPNRKSKKTDADLAKGSALRHDSQPSVHKRNLYVVSFPIIILFNVLRSILYQLFIIFKYLYTASHRFMHKPRKAGECNLEVVVKDGIVSTELAPSEEMSHIHNVGPGDPLLAKQKHHHRKAFEYISKALKIDEENEGQKELAIELYKKGIYELERGIAVDCWGGRGDAWQRAQRLHDKMKTNLGMAKDRLHFLANLVALSKLGVESEPERSDKKPTESPLKARRLEKSKTTLLAHTESNSGQTKPPNEVAGRKLTTAGRRVPSGGGGGPLMKSQTLPRSMGRSSSQPNSSNGSYSRYPVKPASTPPAVKRQLSVPSNGSPVRRVVGGGSQRGTPTRSRTPQPALSVRGVDPKLVQLILDEIVEGGPKVHWEDIAGQDAAKQALQEMVVLPSLRPELFTGLRSPARGLLLFGPPGNGKTLLARCVAAECSATFFSISAATLTSKYVGEGEKMVRALFQVARELQPSIIFVDEVDSLLCERSSGEHEASRRLKTEFLVEFDGLPAAGADRLIVMAATNRPQELDEAALRRFPKRVYVCLPDVRTRMSLIRRVLARGAAAASISDEELARLAALTDGYSGSDLTALCRDAALGPIRELDPEEVKCLDLSLVRSITFQDFMDALKRIRPSVSPHSLVAYEKWSVQYGDLGL, from the exons ATGGTGTCCGGTGACGATTCAAATGGTGGCCGTTTGTCGCGTAAAACTACGAGGTCCCCGAACCGTAAGTCGAAGAAGACAGATGCAGACCTAGCCAAGGGGTCAGCGTTGCGACATGATTCGCAACCTTCAGTCCATAAAAGGAATCTTTATGTCGTTTCGTtcccaattattattttatttaacgtgCTAAGATCAATTTTGTAtcaactttttataatttttaaatatttgtatacgGCGTCGCATCGGTTTATGCACAAGCCTCGTAAGGCAGGCGAGTGTAACTTGGAAGTGGTGGTGAAGGACGGTATAGTGTCTACAGAGCTAGCCCCCAGTGAGGAAATGTCTCACATACACAATGTGGGTCCCGGAGACCCGTTGCTGGCCAAACAGAAACACCATCACCGGAAAGCTTTTGAGTATATCTCCAAAGCTTTAAAAATTGATGAAGAAAATGAGG GACAAAAAGAATTAGCAATAGAGCTTTACAAAAAAGGCATTTATGAGTTGGAACGAGGGATCGCCGTGGACTGCTGGGGCGGGCGCGGCGACGCCTGGCAGAGAGCACAACGACTCCACGACAAAATGAAAACTAATCTAGGCATGGCCAAGGACCGACTCCACTTCCTTG CCAACCTAGTCGCCCTCAGTAAGTTGGGCGTAGAGAGTGAGCCCGAACGGAGTGACAAAAAGCCGACGGAGTCGCCCCTAAAGGCGCGACGGCTTGAGAAGTCGAAGACAACGTTACTCGCGCATACAGAAAGTAACAGTGGTCAAACGAAGCCTCCGAACGAAG TCGCAGGTCGAAAGCTCACGACGGCTGGTCGTCGTGTGCCAAGTGGGGGAGGTGGCGGTCCCTTAATGAAGTCACAGACCCTGCCCCGCTCCATGGGCAGGTCATCATCACAGCCCAACAGCTCCAATGGAAGTTACAGCAGATATCCTGTGAAGCCAGCGTCCACACCGCCCGCCGTCAAACGACAGCTTTCT GTACCTTCGAACGGGTCCCCAGTTCGCCGCGTGGTGGGGGGCGGGTCCCAGCGCGGCACCCCCACAAGGAGCAGAACGCCCCAACCGGCGCTCAGCGTGAGGGGAGTTGACCCCAAACTCGTCCAGCTGATCCTGGACGAGATTGTGGAAGGGGGTCCCAAAGTACACTGGGAGGATATCGCAGGACAAGAT GCCGCTAAGCAAGCATTACAAGAGATGGTAGTGCTGCCGTCGTTGAGGCCGGAGCTCTTCACTGGACTCCGGTCACCTGCGAGAGGACTCCTGCTGTTCGGACCACCAGGAAACG GTAAAACGCTGCTAGCGCGGTGCGTGGCGGCGGAATGCTCGGCGACGTTCTTCTCGATATCCGCGGCGACGCTGACCAGCAAGTACGTCGGCGAGGGGGAGAAGATGGTGCGAGCGCTCTTCCAGGTCGCGCGGGAACTGCAG CCCTCGATAATCTTCGTAGATGAAGTAGACTCGCTTCTATGCGAGAGATCGTCGGGCGAGCACGAGGCGTCCCGGCGACTGAAAACGGAGTTCCTGGTGGAGTTCGACGGGCTCCCGGCCGCGGGAGCCGACAGACTCATCGTGATGGCCGCCACCAACAGGCCGCAGGAACTCGATGAGGCGGCGTTAAG ACGTTTCCCGAAACGCGTGTACGTGTGTCTACCGGACGTGCGCACCCGCATGTCTTTGATCCGGCGCGTGCTGGCGCGGGGCGCGGCCGCCGCGTCCATCAGCGACGAGGAGCTGGCGCGCCTCGCCGCGCTCACCGACGGGTACTCCGGCAGCGACCTCACCGCCCTCTGCCGGGACGCCGCGCTAGGACCCATTAGAG AGCTGGACCCTGAAGAGGTGAAGTGCCTGGACTTGTCGCTGGTCCGCAGCATCACGTTCCAGGACTTCATGGACGCGCTGAAGAGGATCAGACCGTCGGTGTCACCTCACAGCCTCGTGGCGTACGAGAAGTGGTCGGTCCAGTATGGAGACCTCGGACTGTGA